In the genome of Patescibacteria group bacterium, one region contains:
- a CDS encoding DUF4446 family protein: MFKFFQKGKEPRSLKEALKQFEDLKKEVERISQGLENLKEKGKLSIQKVGIVRYNPFSEVGGDQSFSVALLDENNDGVVVTSLYSREGNRVYGKPVKSGISEYSLSNEEKKAIEKAVSSKIPNPNGQ, encoded by the coding sequence ATGTTTAAATTTTTTCAAAAAGGCAAAGAGCCGAGGAGTTTGAAGGAGGCTTTGAAACAGTTTGAAGATTTGAAAAAAGAAGTTGAGAGAATTTCTCAAGGGCTTGAAAATTTGAAAGAAAAGGGTAAGCTTTCTATTCAGAAAGTAGGGATAGTTAGATATAATCCTTTTTCTGAAGTCGGAGGCGACCAGAGCTTTTCTGTTGCTTTGCTTGATGAGAACAATGACGGAGTAGTGGTTACCAGCTTATACTCCCGAGAAGGAAACAGGGTTTATGGGAAACCAGTGAAGAGTGGTATTTCTGAGTATTCCTTGTCTAATGAGGAGAAGAAGGCGATTGAGAAAGCCGTAAGCTCTAAAATCCCAAATCCTAATGGTCAATGA
- a CDS encoding RNA methyltransferase produces the protein MKKLSFYVVCDNIRSLENIGSIFRTADALNVDKIFLCGICGRPPSQKISKSALGAEKWIAWEYCGKTWRAIERLKKENVFIVALEQEENSLVYTKFKPKFPLALIIGNEVKGVSPSVLKRADKIISLPMFGRKESLNVAVAFGIAAYRIRCPHSSIG, from the coding sequence ATGAAAAAATTGTCATTTTATGTTGTTTGTGATAATATACGGAGTTTAGAGAATATTGGTTCTATTTTTAGAACTGCTGACGCTTTGAATGTTGATAAGATTTTTCTTTGCGGAATTTGCGGGAGACCACCTAGTCAGAAGATATCAAAAAGCGCGCTGGGCGCGGAAAAATGGATTGCTTGGGAGTATTGCGGCAAGACTTGGCGAGCAATAGAGAGGTTAAAAAAAGAGAATGTTTTTATTGTGGCTTTGGAGCAAGAAGAAAATAGTTTAGTTTATACTAAATTCAAGCCAAAATTCCCTTTAGCTTTAATAATAGGGAATGAAGTCAAAGGAGTTTCGCCCTCTGTTTTAAAAAGAGCAGATAAAATAATATCTTTACCAATGTTTGGCAGAAAAGAATCTCTGAACGTGGCAGTTGCTTTTGGCATAGCAGCTTACAGAATTCGCTGCCCCCATAGTTCAATTGGATAG